A genomic window from Williamwhitmania sp. includes:
- a CDS encoding sigma-70 family RNA polymerase sigma factor, which produces MEVELENLIISDQELVRQFVDGSHSAFEALLNRHKQKVYSYIMMAVRDQALADDIFQETFIKVVRSLREGRYFENGKFISWVIRIAHNLVIDHFRRMKQLGTTNAGSFEWDVFNSPQYSDSNVEQEIIQSQILSDVRTLIDFLPEEQREVVIMRHYMDLSFKEIAEITDVSINTALGRMRYALINLRKLVAEKQIVLTH; this is translated from the coding sequence ATGGAGGTAGAATTGGAAAATTTAATTATTTCTGATCAGGAACTGGTTAGGCAGTTCGTTGATGGTAGCCATTCAGCATTTGAGGCACTTCTGAATAGGCACAAGCAAAAAGTTTACTCCTACATTATGATGGCCGTGAGGGATCAGGCTCTGGCTGATGATATATTTCAGGAAACGTTCATAAAAGTTGTTCGTTCCCTGCGGGAAGGGCGCTATTTTGAAAACGGAAAATTTATTTCTTGGGTTATTCGCATTGCTCATAACCTAGTTATTGACCATTTTAGACGCATGAAGCAGCTGGGAACCACCAATGCTGGCTCATTTGAGTGGGACGTGTTCAACTCTCCTCAATACTCCGACAGCAACGTGGAGCAAGAAATTATTCAAAGCCAAATTCTCAGCGACGTCAGAACACTCATCGACTTTCTTCCAGAGGAGCAGCGTGAGGTGGTAATCATGCGCCACTACATGGACTTAAGCTTTAAGGAGATTGCCGAGATTACCGACGTGAGTATTAATACAGCATTGGGGCGAATGCGATATGCACTAATAAACCTTCGCAAGTTGGTGGCCGAAAAGCAAATTGTGCTGACCCACTAA
- a CDS encoding ABC transporter permease, producing MVTYLLRRISSSIAILFGVVTLLFMLFSLVPGDASRMLAGQRSDKKSIELIRKDLGLDQPKMVQYLGFLNDLSPVSFHSANPTSFFFFDTTKYGKWHGFRVGRTIVAFKAPYLRRSYQSQKPVSEIIGETLPNTLVLAFTSMLFASVLGIFLGLVCGLKKDSWFDRSALVITSFGMSLPSFFAAILIAWLFAFKLHHLTGLPLTGNLWEIDDLGNGPFLRLQNLILPSLTLGIRPLSVVTQLTRSSILDVLSQDYIRTAKAKGLSTWNVIYRHGLKNSLNPVITGISGWFASMMAGVIFVEYIFGWKGLGYVVVDALNSYDMPVVAGCVLTISIIFIVVNLMVDFAYTLIDPRVELR from the coding sequence GTGGTAACCTATCTCCTACGACGAATCTCGAGCAGCATTGCCATCCTTTTTGGAGTGGTTACCCTTCTTTTTATGCTCTTTAGCCTAGTGCCGGGCGATGCCTCCCGAATGCTTGCCGGCCAGCGGTCCGATAAAAAATCCATTGAGCTAATCCGTAAAGATTTGGGATTGGATCAGCCAAAAATGGTTCAATACCTCGGGTTTTTGAACGATCTTTCACCAGTCTCCTTTCATAGCGCTAACCCTACCAGCTTCTTTTTCTTCGATACCACAAAGTATGGCAAATGGCATGGGTTTAGAGTTGGACGAACTATTGTGGCCTTTAAGGCACCCTACCTCAGAAGAAGCTACCAAAGTCAAAAGCCCGTTTCTGAGATTATTGGCGAAACTCTCCCCAATACCCTTGTGCTGGCCTTTACCTCCATGCTGTTTGCAAGCGTGCTTGGAATCTTTTTGGGATTGGTGTGTGGCCTTAAAAAGGATAGCTGGTTCGATCGAAGTGCATTGGTAATCACCTCCTTTGGAATGTCGTTGCCGTCGTTTTTTGCTGCCATCCTTATTGCTTGGCTTTTTGCTTTTAAGCTGCACCACCTTACTGGCTTGCCGCTAACAGGCAACCTCTGGGAGATAGACGATCTTGGCAACGGACCTTTTCTACGGCTCCAAAACTTAATACTCCCCTCTTTAACGCTCGGAATTAGACCCCTCTCGGTGGTTACCCAGCTTACCCGCAGCTCCATTCTCGACGTGCTTTCACAGGACTATATCCGCACGGCAAAGGCAAAGGGCTTGTCAACATGGAATGTTATTTACCGTCATGGCTTGAAGAACTCATTAAACCCTGTAATCACAGGAATTTCCGGATGGTTTGCCTCCATGATGGCGGGGGTTATTTTTGTTGAGTATATTTTTGGATGGAAGGGGTTGGGCTACGTGGTGGTAGATGCCCTAAATTCCTATGATATGCCCGTGGTGGCCGGTTGTGTGCTCACCATCTCCATCATCTTTATTGTTGTTAACTTAATGGTTGACTTTGCCTATACGCTTATTGACCCACGGGTGGAGTTGCGGTAG
- the tpiA gene encoding triose-phosphate isomerase encodes MRKQIAAGNWKMNTLPDEGENLVIEIVEKSQEVDPNVELIVCPPFTHLANLLRRTRDSRVMVGAQNCFWETSGAYTGEVSVDMLKELGVTHVIIGHSERREYFTESDEILLKKVRLVLHAGLTPIFCIGERLEDRERSNQFDVVKHQMANVIFMLSESEIKKVVIAYEPVWAIGTGRTATPEQAQKMHAFIREAITVSFNAKVSSTIPILYGGSVKGANAKEIFSMPDVDGGLIGGASLSAAEFIQIAKSF; translated from the coding sequence ATGAGAAAACAAATTGCTGCCGGAAATTGGAAGATGAACACGTTGCCTGATGAGGGTGAAAATCTTGTGATTGAAATAGTTGAAAAATCGCAGGAGGTCGATCCAAACGTTGAACTTATTGTTTGCCCCCCCTTTACACATCTCGCTAACTTGTTACGTAGAACTCGCGACTCTCGAGTTATGGTTGGTGCCCAAAATTGCTTTTGGGAAACTTCAGGTGCCTATACCGGTGAGGTTTCAGTTGACATGCTAAAGGAACTGGGCGTTACCCACGTTATTATTGGTCATTCCGAACGTCGTGAATATTTTACCGAATCGGATGAGATTCTTCTGAAAAAGGTGCGGCTAGTGTTACATGCGGGGTTGACACCAATTTTCTGTATTGGCGAAAGGCTCGAGGACCGTGAGCGCAGCAATCAGTTCGATGTGGTGAAGCATCAAATGGCCAACGTTATTTTTATGCTCTCGGAATCGGAAATCAAGAAGGTGGTGATTGCCTATGAGCCAGTTTGGGCCATTGGAACCGGTAGAACAGCCACTCCAGAACAGGCTCAGAAAATGCATGCTTTCATTCGCGAGGCGATAACCGTAAGCTTCAACGCGAAGGTTTCAAGCACAATTCCAATTCTTTATGGTGGAAGTGTAAAGGGTGCGAACGCAAAAGAGATATTCTCCATGCCCGATGTGGATGGCGGCCTAATTGGTGGTGCCTCGCTTTCGGCAGCTGAGTTTATCCAGATAGCAAAGTCGTTTTAA
- the prmA gene encoding 50S ribosomal protein L11 methyltransferase, with protein sequence MKYIELSCTIDSPSYDIFDILVAELAELGYDSFDVEANTLKAYIPAANFIERETLQIVGRYVNDESASWGWAEMADKNWNAVWESNFEPIVVDNRCTVRAPFHMDLPPTDYEIVIEPKMSFGTGHHATTYQMVEFLLESEVEGARVLDMGCGTGILAILAAMKGAARVVAIDNDEWAFSNAVENVERNVPTKVEVFLGDASLLGSEKFDLILANINRNILLADMARYVEVLVAGGTLFLSGILPEDIDIVTESALSLGLLSLQVKTRNGWAALSFKK encoded by the coding sequence ATGAAGTATATCGAGTTAAGCTGTACCATCGACAGCCCTTCATACGATATTTTTGATATTCTTGTAGCCGAGCTCGCTGAACTTGGCTACGACTCTTTTGATGTGGAGGCAAATACTTTAAAAGCCTATATTCCTGCCGCTAACTTCATTGAAAGGGAGACGTTACAGATAGTGGGGCGGTATGTAAACGATGAGTCTGCAAGCTGGGGATGGGCCGAAATGGCCGACAAAAATTGGAACGCGGTGTGGGAATCGAACTTCGAGCCAATTGTTGTTGACAACCGTTGTACCGTAAGGGCACCGTTTCATATGGACTTGCCACCAACCGACTACGAGATTGTAATCGAGCCAAAGATGTCGTTTGGAACAGGTCACCACGCTACCACCTACCAAATGGTTGAGTTTTTGCTCGAAAGTGAGGTTGAGGGTGCTCGGGTGCTCGACATGGGTTGTGGTACCGGTATTCTTGCCATTTTAGCCGCCATGAAAGGCGCCGCTAGGGTAGTGGCTATCGATAACGATGAGTGGGCCTTTTCCAATGCCGTGGAAAATGTGGAGCGAAATGTTCCAACGAAAGTTGAGGTATTTCTTGGGGATGCATCTTTGTTAGGTAGCGAAAAATTCGACCTGATTTTGGCCAACATCAACCGGAATATTCTTCTTGCCGACATGGCTCGCTATGTGGAGGTTTTGGTTGCTGGTGGAACACTTTTCTTAAGTGGCATTCTTCCTGAAGATATCGACATTGTTACCGAAAGTGCGCTGAGTTTAGGATTGTTGTCCCTCCAGGTAAAGACCCGTAATGGATGGGCGGCCCTATCATTTAAAAAATAA
- a CDS encoding metallophosphoesterase family protein, producing the protein MVKVGILSDTHGQVDDKVLKFLESCDQIWHCGDVGSPEVINQLQKIAPVFAVYGNIDGQNIRIDHPLFQSFQVEKVKTLFLHIGGYPGRYTPEARELIAQHKPKIFLAGHSHILKVIYDKKNDLLFVNPGAAGFSGFHLVRTAVRLTIDGDKLKDLEVGEWPRRQIVGYSPEG; encoded by the coding sequence ATGGTTAAGGTAGGAATTCTATCGGACACGCATGGACAGGTGGACGACAAGGTGCTCAAGTTCTTAGAGAGCTGCGATCAAATTTGGCACTGCGGTGACGTTGGGTCACCGGAGGTTATTAACCAGCTACAAAAAATTGCTCCGGTATTTGCCGTGTATGGCAATATCGATGGGCAAAACATTCGAATTGATCACCCCCTGTTCCAGTCATTTCAGGTAGAGAAAGTAAAAACTCTTTTCCTGCACATTGGTGGTTATCCGGGACGCTACACCCCCGAGGCGCGCGAGCTAATAGCGCAGCATAAGCCAAAAATATTTCTGGCGGGGCATTCCCATATCCTCAAGGTTATCTACGACAAGAAGAACGACCTCCTGTTTGTAAACCCGGGTGCAGCAGGCTTTTCTGGGTTTCATCTTGTACGAACAGCAGTACGCCTCACCATTGATGGCGATAAGCTTAAAGACCTAGAAGTTGGCGAATGGCCCAGACGACAGATTGTTGGCTACTCCCCTGAAGGTTGA
- a CDS encoding 16S rRNA (uracil(1498)-N(3))-methyltransferase codes for MHIFYTNQIVGDIATLSEEESIHCARVLRLNRGDRVNLIDGAGGFYLGEVTEAHPKHSTVAIVETTIEYGRRPYSLHVAIAPTKNIDRYEWFLEKAVEIGIDEITPLLCDRSERKDVKLDRSFRVVLAAAKQSMHAYLPKVNPMTPFKQLMAMEHNGSRAIAYCEGDARPLLHHWLSPGASCTVLVGPEGDFSPAEVELAFGKDFTAVSLGNSRLRTETAGVMAAAALSLLNC; via the coding sequence ATGCATATTTTTTACACCAATCAGATTGTGGGCGATATTGCGACCCTTTCCGAAGAGGAGTCAATCCACTGTGCCCGGGTGCTACGGCTCAACCGTGGCGATAGGGTTAACCTTATCGACGGTGCAGGTGGGTTCTACCTTGGGGAGGTTACCGAGGCCCATCCCAAGCATAGCACGGTAGCTATTGTAGAAACAACCATCGAATATGGCAGGCGACCCTATTCGCTGCATGTGGCCATTGCTCCCACAAAGAACATCGACCGGTATGAGTGGTTTCTGGAGAAGGCGGTGGAGATTGGAATCGACGAAATTACGCCGCTGCTGTGCGACCGTTCCGAGCGCAAGGATGTTAAGCTCGATCGTAGCTTCCGTGTGGTGCTGGCTGCCGCCAAACAGTCGATGCATGCTTACCTGCCCAAGGTTAACCCCATGACCCCATTTAAGCAGCTTATGGCCATGGAGCACAATGGGAGCAGAGCCATTGCTTACTGCGAGGGCGACGCCAGACCGTTGCTTCACCACTGGCTCAGCCCCGGTGCATCGTGTACCGTGCTTGTAGGACCCGAAGGCGACTTTTCTCCCGCTGAGGTTGAGCTGGCCTTTGGTAAGGATTTTACCGCCGTAAGCCTAGGCAATAGCCGCCTACGAACCGAAACTGCCGGGGTGATGGCTGCCGCTGCGCTGAGTTTGTTGAATTGTTAA
- a CDS encoding SPFH domain-containing protein, with product MKSEKTIKPTPGWVGVIVVLLSLGLAIGGLVMGIVLAFVVFIILAIFFTIGFVVNAPNESWVLIFFGRYVGTIKENGFYWVNPLNVKKKISLRAKNFDSEPIKVNDKVGNPIMIGLVLVWKVEDTYRAAFDVDDYQHFVVVQSDAALRKLAGLYPYDNFEIENAEITLRAGGEDVNEQLESELRERLNIAGINVIEARINYIAYASEIAGAMLRRQQATAIVAAREKIVEGAVGMVQLALNQLSEKKILELDDDKKATMVSNLMVVLCSDESARPVVNTGTLYS from the coding sequence ATGAAAAGTGAAAAGACAATTAAGCCAACCCCAGGATGGGTGGGCGTTATCGTGGTGCTACTCAGCCTTGGACTAGCTATTGGTGGACTTGTTATGGGGATTGTGCTTGCATTTGTGGTGTTTATCATCCTGGCCATCTTCTTCACCATTGGTTTTGTGGTAAATGCCCCCAACGAGTCATGGGTGCTCATTTTCTTTGGGCGCTACGTGGGCACCATTAAGGAGAACGGCTTCTACTGGGTAAACCCGCTCAACGTGAAGAAGAAAATTTCGCTTCGCGCCAAGAACTTCGACAGCGAGCCCATTAAGGTGAACGACAAGGTGGGCAACCCCATCATGATAGGCCTGGTGCTGGTGTGGAAGGTGGAGGATACCTACCGCGCTGCCTTCGACGTGGACGACTACCAGCACTTTGTGGTGGTGCAGAGCGATGCCGCCCTCCGCAAGCTGGCCGGCCTCTACCCCTACGATAACTTCGAAATCGAGAACGCCGAAATCACCCTGCGTGCTGGTGGTGAGGATGTGAATGAGCAGCTGGAGTCGGAGCTCCGCGAGCGCCTCAACATTGCCGGTATCAACGTTATTGAGGCACGCATCAACTACATTGCCTACGCATCGGAAATTGCCGGTGCCATGCTGCGTCGCCAGCAAGCAACGGCCATTGTGGCAGCCCGTGAAAAGATTGTGGAAGGTGCTGTAGGCATGGTGCAACTGGCCCTAAATCAGCTATCGGAAAAGAAAATTCTGGAGCTCGACGACGACAAGAAGGCTACCATGGTGAGCAACCTAATGGTGGTACTCTGCTCCGACGAAAGCGCCAGACCGGTGGTAAACACCGGAACACTTTACAGCTAA
- a CDS encoding DUF6119 family protein produces the protein MNNEDLKNFRLAIYLLKDSIRNYKEALKDKVRYKEYDFNEKIKVSGKVLIGLTKENEPDWRSLIQEGIKDKLPPLNNSSNRAVVFFLIDDRYFAIPFGYGKHLIKEESIDREFGLKTALNIINADKLLSIDKANIGDLSILTKTQASKKGSPDYFNIDILKDLIRSITGEPNVVLPGEFGSVITGNEGIYIAPKTNIIKIPDILRKLKKEYHKLTYKKRFDWIDNIKTERDPLIIEKLRAELINELKSRNTNIIHLAPPFIMDWEKFEGITYTPKGGVFNEFDIKDFYSLKDNDLMDLDWDKLMRQKIFFKEPNEEIVGFNLWRFLNFETEYLGDRYVFTMSNWYRVDNDYYTSIYEYCSKISESDTNFIDCDAGDDEGRYNVKLSNSNPDFILLDRNLVRSDISRSEIEACDVFTKHNEFIHIKFRSSSSTLSHLFAQGRISSNSLRRDRTYRKNLRTKVRSLGFSNNLIALDDKNFNPNDYTITFAVIEKKTRKFVDSLPFFSLVNFRLTAEELMVMGFKLRVKKILLK, from the coding sequence ATGAATAATGAAGATTTAAAGAATTTTAGATTAGCAATTTATCTCTTAAAGGACTCCATAAGAAACTATAAGGAGGCATTAAAAGATAAAGTTAGATACAAGGAGTATGATTTTAATGAGAAAATCAAGGTCAGTGGAAAAGTCTTGATAGGTTTAACAAAGGAAAATGAGCCAGATTGGAGAAGCCTAATACAAGAAGGAATAAAAGACAAGCTTCCACCACTTAATAATTCTTCCAATAGAGCTGTTGTTTTTTTCTTAATTGATGATAGGTACTTTGCTATTCCTTTTGGATATGGAAAACATTTAATTAAGGAAGAAAGTATTGATAGAGAGTTTGGTCTTAAGACCGCATTGAATATTATCAATGCTGATAAGTTGTTGAGTATTGATAAAGCAAACATTGGCGATTTGTCAATACTAACTAAAACTCAAGCTTCTAAAAAAGGTTCACCAGATTATTTTAATATTGATATTTTAAAAGATTTGATTAGGAGTATTACAGGTGAACCAAATGTAGTCTTACCTGGAGAGTTTGGAAGTGTTATTACTGGGAATGAAGGTATCTATATTGCGCCCAAAACTAACATTATAAAAATTCCAGATATATTAAGAAAATTAAAAAAGGAATATCATAAACTTACCTATAAAAAAAGATTTGATTGGATTGATAATATTAAGACTGAAAGAGATCCGTTGATTATAGAAAAACTTAGAGCTGAATTAATCAATGAATTAAAAAGTAGAAATACAAATATTATTCATCTAGCCCCTCCTTTTATAATGGATTGGGAAAAATTTGAAGGAATAACATATACACCCAAAGGAGGAGTGTTTAACGAATTTGATATTAAGGACTTTTATTCTTTGAAAGATAATGATCTAATGGATTTGGATTGGGATAAACTCATGAGGCAAAAAATATTTTTTAAGGAGCCAAATGAAGAAATTGTTGGGTTTAATCTTTGGCGTTTTTTAAATTTTGAAACGGAATATTTAGGTGATAGATATGTGTTCACAATGTCAAATTGGTATCGAGTAGATAACGATTATTATACGTCTATTTATGAGTATTGTAGCAAAATAAGCGAATCAGATACTAATTTTATTGACTGTGATGCAGGTGATGATGAAGGAAGATATAATGTAAAATTATCTAATTCTAACCCCGATTTCATTCTTTTGGATAGGAATCTTGTCCGTTCAGATATATCTCGTTCTGAAATAGAAGCGTGTGATGTGTTCACAAAACACAATGAATTTATTCATATCAAATTTAGGAGTAGTTCTTCAACTTTGAGTCATTTATTTGCTCAAGGTAGAATTTCTTCTAATTCATTGAGAAGGGATAGAACTTATAGAAAAAACTTGAGAACAAAAGTTAGATCACTTGGCTTCAGCAATAATTTAATTGCGTTGGATGATAAAAACTTTAATCCAAATGACTATACAATAACATTTGCAGTAATTGAAAAGAAAACACGAAAATTTGTTGATTCGTTACCCTTTTTTAGTTTGGTTAATTTTAGGCTAACTGCGGAAGAGTTAATGGTAATGGGTTTTAAATTACGAGTTAAAAAAATCTTGTTGAAATAA
- a CDS encoding BT_3928 family protein, whose amino-acid sequence MKKIISIAIRVATLLIAALFIFSGFVKGIDPLGTTYKLVDYFEAFHLTFLNPIATPLSILLSSAEMLIGLALLFKVRVKLAAWAAFIFMAFFTVLTFILALYNPVSDCGCFGDALILTNWETFFKNLIFLPITYLIFWQRNAIKERFKRTINSWITVGILALAAIMVSIISLAYLPPIDFRPFRVGVNLKEAMDTPQGAPTDIYKTTLVYEKDGVKKTFDESNYPWKDTTWKFVDSKSVLVKKGYTPSIISFSLLDENGTDVSDLVVNGTGYTFLLVAPKLENANLSRIKYLRYLDGYCLANGHKFLVTTSSDWDKIKSFEEQMELPVTVTQGDEVLLKTIVRSNPGLLLIYNGTIIGKWSWRTMPVFHSSNQNFLSFCLKQNQSMLARRMVVSLILLLALGYMFTLYLKKKKKKKRSKSEAIRK is encoded by the coding sequence ATGAAAAAAATTATAAGCATTGCAATTCGAGTGGCAACTCTCCTTATAGCTGCTCTTTTCATTTTTTCAGGTTTTGTAAAGGGCATCGATCCGCTGGGAACCACCTACAAGCTGGTGGACTACTTCGAGGCATTTCACCTCACTTTTCTTAACCCCATAGCCACACCCCTATCCATTTTGCTTTCGTCGGCAGAGATGCTCATTGGCCTTGCGCTACTATTTAAGGTAAGGGTGAAGCTGGCCGCTTGGGCTGCCTTTATTTTTATGGCATTCTTTACCGTGCTCACCTTTATTCTGGCTCTCTACAATCCGGTATCGGACTGCGGCTGCTTTGGCGATGCCCTTATCCTTACCAACTGGGAAACATTCTTCAAAAATCTGATATTCCTACCCATAACCTATCTCATTTTCTGGCAGCGAAATGCCATTAAGGAGCGATTCAAAAGAACAATAAACAGTTGGATTACCGTAGGAATACTGGCACTCGCTGCCATCATGGTTTCCATCATCTCCTTGGCCTACCTCCCACCCATCGATTTTCGACCATTTAGGGTTGGCGTTAATCTGAAAGAGGCAATGGATACTCCACAAGGTGCCCCCACGGATATTTACAAAACCACCTTGGTTTACGAAAAGGATGGCGTGAAAAAAACCTTCGACGAATCCAACTACCCTTGGAAGGATACTACATGGAAGTTTGTGGATAGCAAATCGGTTTTGGTTAAGAAGGGCTATACCCCATCCATTATCAGTTTTTCGCTGCTCGATGAGAATGGCACCGATGTTTCCGATCTCGTTGTTAACGGAACTGGCTACACCTTTCTGCTGGTTGCGCCCAAGCTGGAGAATGCCAACCTTAGCCGAATAAAATACCTCCGCTACCTCGACGGTTACTGCCTCGCCAACGGCCACAAATTTCTCGTAACCACCTCATCCGATTGGGACAAGATTAAGAGCTTTGAGGAGCAGATGGAATTACCCGTTACTGTTACCCAGGGCGATGAGGTGCTGCTAAAAACCATTGTGAGGTCAAATCCGGGATTGCTGCTGATATACAACGGAACCATTATTGGTAAATGGAGCTGGCGAACCATGCCCGTTTTCCACTCTTCCAACCAAAACTTCCTCTCCTTCTGCCTAAAACAAAACCAATCGATGCTGGCACGGAGAATGGTAGTGAGCCTCATTCTGCTTTTAGCGCTGGGCTACATGTTCACACTTTATCTGAAGAAGAAGAAAAAGAAAAAAAGAAGTAAATCGGAAGCTATTCGGAAGTAA
- the folP gene encoding dihydropteroate synthase: MGIVNITPDSFYGDSRSLSVDEARAKVEQMLEAGATIIDVGAYSSRPGAKQVNLKEEIERLTPAFKTLRKDFPDTIFSVDTYRSEVASNMVEEFGVNIVNDISGGELDGKMFETVARLHVPYVLMHMMGSPETMQLNPVYDNVERELFLYFSEKLKQLNLLGVNDVILDPGFGFGKTIDHNFELLARLNDFRVFDLPILAGFSRKSMIYKLIETTPEGALNGTTVLNTIALLKGVSILRVHDVKEAMETIKIMEQYKKYRNF; this comes from the coding sequence ATGGGCATAGTGAATATTACCCCCGATTCCTTTTATGGCGATAGCCGATCGCTATCGGTTGATGAGGCTAGGGCAAAGGTAGAACAGATGCTCGAGGCGGGTGCTACCATTATCGATGTTGGGGCATACTCAAGCCGACCCGGAGCCAAACAGGTAAACCTAAAGGAGGAGATAGAGCGGCTTACTCCTGCTTTTAAAACCTTGCGTAAAGATTTTCCTGACACTATTTTTTCTGTTGATACCTACCGTTCCGAGGTGGCCAGTAATATGGTGGAGGAGTTTGGCGTTAACATTGTAAACGATATCTCGGGCGGCGAGCTCGATGGTAAGATGTTTGAGACAGTAGCCCGGCTGCACGTTCCGTATGTGCTGATGCACATGATGGGAAGTCCCGAAACGATGCAGCTAAATCCCGTTTACGATAATGTGGAGCGGGAACTTTTCCTCTACTTCTCCGAAAAGTTAAAGCAACTTAACTTGCTAGGCGTAAACGATGTAATTCTTGATCCCGGTTTTGGCTTTGGAAAAACGATTGACCATAACTTTGAATTGCTGGCTAGGCTGAATGATTTCCGAGTTTTTGATTTACCTATACTTGCAGGATTTTCACGAAAATCGATGATTTACAAGCTAATTGAAACCACACCCGAGGGTGCCCTTAACGGCACTACGGTGCTGAATACCATTGCTTTGCTTAAGGGTGTTTCCATTCTCAGGGTACACGATGTAAAGGAGGCTATGGAGACCATCAAAATAATGGAGCAGTATAAAAAGTATAGAAACTTCTAA
- the cdaA gene encoding diadenylate cyclase CdaA, which translates to MVEFAFITVRFLDVIDIVLVALLFYQIYMLIRGTAAINIFVGVFVLYVVWLIVKALNMELLSSILGQVIGLGVIALLIVFQQEIRRFLLFIGNRYFSRYNFSIEKLFFPGRNLEERKFNIEAVVKAARNMAETKTGALIVIARQSGLELYSETGDRIDAELNPRLLENIFFKNSPLHDGAVIILNNRIHAARCVLPVTESLNVPANYGMRHRAALGLTEHTDAVVVVVSEETGKISFVKDGQVKSKLSPAELTAEIEAALSSND; encoded by the coding sequence ATGGTAGAGTTCGCTTTTATCACCGTCCGCTTTCTCGACGTTATCGACATAGTTTTGGTGGCGCTGCTGTTCTATCAGATTTATATGCTCATTAGGGGCACTGCTGCCATAAATATTTTTGTTGGTGTTTTTGTGCTGTACGTGGTATGGCTCATTGTAAAGGCGCTGAACATGGAGTTGCTCAGCTCCATTCTGGGACAGGTTATTGGACTCGGTGTAATTGCGTTGCTAATTGTATTTCAACAGGAGATACGGCGTTTTCTACTCTTTATCGGCAACCGCTACTTCTCGCGCTACAACTTTTCCATCGAGAAGCTATTCTTTCCAGGCCGAAACTTGGAGGAGCGGAAGTTCAACATAGAGGCGGTGGTGAAGGCGGCTCGGAATATGGCCGAAACTAAGACTGGTGCGCTCATTGTAATTGCCCGACAATCGGGGTTGGAACTCTACTCCGAAACGGGTGACCGAATTGATGCAGAGCTGAACCCAAGATTACTGGAGAATATTTTCTTCAAGAACAGCCCCCTTCACGATGGTGCCGTAATAATACTCAACAATAGAATCCACGCTGCGCGCTGCGTGCTTCCGGTTACCGAGAGTTTAAATGTGCCTGCCAACTATGGAATGCGTCACCGGGCAGCGCTGGGCCTTACGGAGCATACCGATGCTGTGGTGGTGGTTGTTTCGGAAGAAACGGGCAAGATTTCCTTTGTGAAGGATGGACAGGTAAAGTCTAAACTTTCACCGGCCGAACTTACCGCTGAAATTGAGGCTGCCCTAAGCAGTAACGATTAG
- the plsY gene encoding glycerol-3-phosphate 1-O-acyltransferase PlsY, with amino-acid sequence MQALHIVEALLAAYLLGSIPTSIWVGKVFFGIDIREHGSGNAGATNTFRVMGAKAGIPVFVIDVVKGWFALYLARYSGIAEGSELYVIFQLFLGLCAFLGHVFPVFAGFRGGKGVATLAGVSVGLHPLATLCAFAIFAVVFLLTGYVSVGSMSAGVAFPLFVVFLFKEQTFALIAFACAIAVFILFTHRKNIRRLRAGTESRFFYGKKQQS; translated from the coding sequence ATGCAAGCACTGCACATAGTTGAAGCGCTCTTGGCTGCCTATCTTCTCGGCTCAATTCCAACATCCATTTGGGTTGGAAAAGTTTTCTTTGGCATCGACATACGCGAGCATGGCAGCGGAAATGCTGGGGCCACCAATACCTTTAGGGTGATGGGTGCAAAAGCAGGCATTCCTGTTTTTGTTATTGACGTGGTGAAGGGTTGGTTTGCGCTCTACCTAGCAAGGTATTCCGGCATTGCTGAAGGTTCAGAACTCTACGTTATCTTTCAGCTATTCTTGGGGCTATGCGCATTTCTTGGACATGTATTTCCAGTTTTTGCTGGCTTTAGAGGAGGAAAGGGAGTTGCAACATTAGCGGGCGTTAGCGTTGGTCTCCACCCCCTAGCTACACTTTGCGCATTTGCCATCTTTGCAGTTGTGTTTTTGTTAACGGGTTACGTTAGCGTCGGTTCCATGTCGGCGGGTGTTGCGTTTCCGCTATTTGTGGTATTTCTATTTAAGGAGCAAACATTTGCCCTTATAGCATTTGCCTGCGCCATTGCCGTATTTATCCTCTTTACCCACCGTAAAAACATAAGGAGGTTGAGAGCCGGCACCGAATCACGATTCTTCTACGGAAAAAAACAGCAAAGCTAA